One genomic region from Enoplosus armatus isolate fEnoArm2 chromosome 17, fEnoArm2.hap1, whole genome shotgun sequence encodes:
- the LOC139300799 gene encoding transmembrane protein 238, protein MEPVYRGLGRCVCCFWLAVAFDIAGLAVLLIGVFANVFFYDLLIYAGAIVIFLSLIWWVFWYSGNIEVPPAELEDDVGLLKKDKGGLSGISGAVRRLSSRVSSGIRSSLRRNGGPSGARTDRAPRPAGGPQVAVAMTTVTPREDTPSAVSSVAGEMPHTTTETSPT, encoded by the coding sequence ATGGAACCAGTCTACCGGGGCCTGGGTCGCTGCGTGTGCTGTTTCTGGCTCGCAGTCGCCTTTGACATTGCGGGCCTGGCCGTCCTTCTCATCGGGGTGTTCGCGAACGTGTTCTTCTATGACCTGCTCATCTACGCGGGCGCCATCGTCATCTTCCTCAGCCTCATCTGGTGGGTGTTCTGGTACTCCGGGAACATCGAGGTGCCCCCGGCGGAGCTGGAGGACGACGTCGGGCTCCTGAAGAAGGACAAGGGCGGCTTGAGCGGCATCAGCGGCGCGGTGAGGCGCCTCTCCAGCCGCGTGTCCAGCGGCATCAGGAGCTCGCTGCGCAGGAACGGCGGGCCGTCCGGCGCACGCACGGACCGCGCGCCGAGGCCCGCCGGCGGGCCGCAGGTGGCCGTTGCTATGACAACGGTGACCCCGCGGGAGGATACCCCGAGCGCGGTCTCCTCTGTGGCGGGTGAGATGCCGCACACAACAACAGAGACTTCACCTACATAG
- the LOC139299867 gene encoding RNA polymerase I-specific transcription initiation factor RRN3-like: protein MTLTKYQVVFCYTIIERNNCHVLPVVRSSAGGDSVTTNTNPLDSFFPFDPYLLKRSGQLIEPLHQVWEELADTELLPAKSGQQCSREDEDDFLCAETPQTDGIVGMTPSSYDSNLRSPSSVGSPPPHHLPETVLVPVLMDHQTS, encoded by the exons ATGACGCTGAC gaagtaTCAGGTGGTGTTCTGCTACACCATCATAGAGAGGAACAACTGCCACGTACTGCCGGTGGTCCGGAGCTCTGCAGGGGGAGACAGCGTGACCACCAACACCAACCCTCTGGACAGCTTCTTCCCCTTCGACCCCTACCTGCTCAAGAG gtctggTCAGCTGATTGAGCCACTCCACCAGGTCTGGGAGGAActagcagacacagagctgctTCCCGCCAAATCAGGCCAACAG TGCTCgagggaggacgaggacgaCTTCCTGTGTGCGGAGACGCCCCAGACCGATGGCATCGTGGGAATGACGCCCAGCTCCTACGACTCGAACCTCCGCAGCCCGAGCAGCGTGGgttcgccccccccccatcaccttCCAGAGACCGTTCTAGTCCCTGTTCTGATGGACCACCAAACCTCTTGA